Genomic window (Streptomyces sp. NBC_01431):
ATCAGCGCGAGGACCAGCAGCCCGCAGAAGATCGCGATCCGGCGCAGGGGCTTGTTCACGGGCGGACCACCTGGGTCATCTCGGCGTCGGGGGACGGGGCGGGGGCCGGGGCGGGGCGGCGTGCGGTGTCGCTGATCCGGATCAGAATGCCGATCAGCGCCCAGTTGGCGATGACGGAGGAACCACCGGCCGCGAGGAACGGCATGGTCATACCGGTCAGCGGGATGAGTCCCATGACACCGCCGGCCACGACGAAGACCTGGAGCGCGAAGGCGCCGGAGAGGCCGATCGCGAGCAGCTTGCCGAAGGGGTCGCGGGCCGCGAGCGCGGTGCGCACGCCTCGCTCCACGATCAGGCCGTAGATCAGCAGCAGCGCCATCATCCCGGCCAGGCCGAGCTCCTCACCGACGGTGGAGAGGATGAAGTCGGCGTTGGCGGCGAAGCCGATGAGGTCGGAGTTGCCCTGGCCCAGACCCGTGCCGAGGGTGCCGCCGGAGCCGAACGACAGGATCGCGTTACCGATCTGCTCGCAGGCGCCGCTGGTCTTGTAGCAGGCGAAGGGGTCCATCCAGGCAGTGACGCGTGCCTTGACATGCGATTCAAAGGAGGCGACGCCGACCGCGCCGACCGCCGACATCAGCAGACCGAACACGATCCAGCTGGTCCGCTCGGTCGCCACGTACAGCATGATCACGAAGAGGCCGAAGAACAGCAGCGAGGTGCCGAGGTCGGTCTCGAAGACCAGGATCAGGATCGACATCGCCCAGATCACGAGGATCGGGCCCAGGTCACGCCCGCGCGGCAGGTAGATCCCCATGAAGCGGCGGCTGGCCAGCGCCAGCGCGTCCCGCTTCACCATGAGGTAGCCGGCGAAGAAGATCGCCAGGATGATCTTCACGAACTCACCGGGCTGGATCGATCCGAGCCCCGGAATGGTGATCCAGATACGGGCACCGAACTTCGCCGGGAAGAACATCGGCGTGATCAGCAGCAGCATCGCCACGACCATCGAGATGTACGTGTAGCGCTGCAGAACCCGGTGGTCCTTGATGAGCAGCAGCACCCCGATGAACAGGGCCACACCGAGCGCCGAGAACATCAGCTGGTGCGGTGCGGACGGGCTGAACGACCCGTACAGGCCCTTGGCCTGCGAGATCAGCCGGGGTGACTGGTCCAGACGCCAGATCAGCACGAGGCCCAGACCGTTCAGCAGCGTCGCCAGCGGCAACAGCAGCGGATCGGCGTACCTGGCGAACTTGCGCACCACCAAGTGCGCGACACCTGCCATCAGGCCGAGGCCGAGGCCGTACCCGAGCATGCCGGAGGGCAGGCTGCCGGTCATGGCAAGCCCCACATTGGCGTACGCGAACACCGGGATGGCCACGGCGAAGATGAGCAGGGCCAGCTCGGTGTTGCGGCGGCTCGGTGCTTCGATCGCGCCAATGGTGGTCGTGTTGGTGACAACGCTCATGATGTGGAAAGGCCCCCTACGGCTGCCTACTGCTTACCGCACTGCGAGACCAGCTTCTGCTCGTCCTCGGAGAGGCTGGGGCCGGGTGTGGGAGATGCGGTGGTGGTCGTCTTGTTGGACTGGGCGCCGGTGGTGCCCGTGCTGGGCTTCGCCGGCGGAGTGTTGCCCTCGGCGGCGCGGCGCGCCTCTTCCTTCCGGCAGGCGGACGCCTGGGTCGAGAACTCCTTGATCTTGGCCTGCGCCTTGTCGAGGCTGCTGGCGGCGATCGTCGAGTCGATCTGGCTGCGCTGGTACTGCGGAAGGTACTTGAGTTCGACGTCGGGGTAGTCCGTCTCCACCTTGGAGAGCTTCACCCACGCCAGGTCCTGGCTGATGCCCCGGTACAGCGCGACGTGCGGAGAGCCCTCGCTGTTGGTGCCGATGTAGTACTGCGTCTGCGTCCAGCGGTAGCCGCCGTACAGGCCGCCGCCGACGACCGCCAGGGCCAGCACGATGTACAGGGATCTGCGCAGCCACCGGCCGCGCCGGCGCGGCTTGACGAAGTCCTCGTCGGTGTACGAGCCGAAGGCGCCCTCGGGCGGGTTGCCGTAACCGCTGTCCTCACCGCTGCCGGGCGGGCCGAAGCCTCCCGGTGGCGAGGGAGCGGGCCGGCCGAGCCCGGAGGCACGGCCCGCCGGGGTCTGCATGGCGCCGCCGTCGTTCAGCTGCAGCTGGTTCTCGGCGACCGCGCCGACGATCACCGGAGTGTCGTTGAGCTGCCCCGCCAGGGTGTCCCCGGAGTCGACGTCGAGCACATCGGCGATGATCACCGTGATGTTGTCGGGACCGCCGCCGCGCAGCGCCAGCTGGATCAGCTCCTGCACCGTCTCCTGCGGGCCCTGGTAGCTGGCGAGGGTCTCCTCCATCGTCTGGTGGGAGACCACGCCCGACAGCCCGTCGGAGCAGATCAGATAGCGGTCGCCGGCCCGGACCTCGCGGATGGAGAGATCCGGCTCGACGTGGTCACCGCTGCCCAGCGCCCGCATGAGGAGCGACCTCTGCGGGTGGGTGGTGGCCTCTTCCTCGGTGATCCGGCCCTCGTCGACCAGCCGCTGCACCCAGGTGTGGTCCTGGGTGATCTGGGTGAGGACGCCGTCGCGCAGCAGATAGGCGCGCGAGTCGCCGACGTGCACGAGACCCAGGCGCTGGCCCGTCCACAGCAGAGCGGTGAGCGTGGTGCCCATGCCCTCCAGCTGCGGGTCCTCCTCGACCATCATGCGCAACTGGTCGTTGGCCCGCTGCACGGCGGTGCCCAGCGAGGTCAGGATGTCGGAGCCGGGTACGTCGTCGTCGAGCGTGACCAGCGTGGAGATCACCTCGGACGAGGCGACCTCCCCGGCGGCCTGACCGCCCATGCCGTCGGCGATGGCGAGGAGGCGCGGGCCGGCGTAGCCGGAGTCCTCGTTCCCCTCGCGGATCATGCCTTTGTGTGATCCGGCGGCGAAACGCAGGGACAGACTCATGTGCACCTGCCCTGTCGACGCTTCCTCGGGGTACAGCCGGTCATGTCGAGCCACACTGCCCACCCTCCGGTCGGGAGCCCGCCCCGGTCCGTCGGGACCGCCGAGACTCGCTCGCTCCGCTCGCTCATTGTCGTACTACTTCCGCAGCTCGATGACGGTCTTGCCGATGCGGATCGGCGCGCCCAGCGGAATCGGGGTCGGGGTGGTGAGCCGGGTCCGGTCCAGATAGGTGCCGTTGGTGGACCCGAGATCCTCGACGATCCAATTGCCGTCCCGGTCCGGGTAGATCCTGGCATGGCGGCTCGACGCGTAGTCGTCGTCCAGGACGATCGTCGAATCGTGCGCCCGGCCCAGCGTGACGGTCTGGCCCTGCAGCGCGACCGTCGTGCCGGTGAGGGTGCCCTCGGAGACGACGAGTTTGGTGGGCGCGCCGCGGCGCTGGCGCCCGCCGCCCTGCTGCTGGCCGCGCTGAGGCGGTGGCGCGGCGGCCGCGGCGGTGGCCTGCCGGCCGGTCTGCTGCTGCCGGTTCGCGTCATTGCCCCGGCGCGAACCGCGCTGGGTGACGCGCGTACCGAACAGGTCGCTGCGAATGACCT
Coding sequences:
- a CDS encoding FHA domain-containing protein FhaB/FipA, translated to MSELTLTVMRLGFLAVLWLFVIVAVQVIRSDLFGTRVTQRGSRRGNDANRQQQTGRQATAAAAAPPPQRGQQQGGGRQRRGAPTKLVVSEGTLTGTTVALQGQTVTLGRAHDSTIVLDDDYASSRHARIYPDRDGNWIVEDLGSTNGTYLDRTRLTTPTPIPLGAPIRIGKTVIELRK
- a CDS encoding Stp1/IreP family PP2C-type Ser/Thr phosphatase, producing MSLSLRFAAGSHKGMIREGNEDSGYAGPRLLAIADGMGGQAAGEVASSEVISTLVTLDDDVPGSDILTSLGTAVQRANDQLRMMVEEDPQLEGMGTTLTALLWTGQRLGLVHVGDSRAYLLRDGVLTQITQDHTWVQRLVDEGRITEEEATTHPQRSLLMRALGSGDHVEPDLSIREVRAGDRYLICSDGLSGVVSHQTMEETLASYQGPQETVQELIQLALRGGGPDNITVIIADVLDVDSGDTLAGQLNDTPVIVGAVAENQLQLNDGGAMQTPAGRASGLGRPAPSPPGGFGPPGSGEDSGYGNPPEGAFGSYTDEDFVKPRRRGRWLRRSLYIVLALAVVGGGLYGGYRWTQTQYYIGTNSEGSPHVALYRGISQDLAWVKLSKVETDYPDVELKYLPQYQRSQIDSTIAASSLDKAQAKIKEFSTQASACRKEEARRAAEGNTPPAKPSTGTTGAQSNKTTTTASPTPGPSLSEDEQKLVSQCGKQ
- a CDS encoding FtsW/RodA/SpoVE family cell cycle protein — encoded protein: MSVVTNTTTIGAIEAPSRRNTELALLIFAVAIPVFAYANVGLAMTGSLPSGMLGYGLGLGLMAGVAHLVVRKFARYADPLLLPLATLLNGLGLVLIWRLDQSPRLISQAKGLYGSFSPSAPHQLMFSALGVALFIGVLLLIKDHRVLQRYTYISMVVAMLLLITPMFFPAKFGARIWITIPGLGSIQPGEFVKIILAIFFAGYLMVKRDALALASRRFMGIYLPRGRDLGPILVIWAMSILILVFETDLGTSLLFFGLFVIMLYVATERTSWIVFGLLMSAVGAVGVASFESHVKARVTAWMDPFACYKTSGACEQIGNAILSFGSGGTLGTGLGQGNSDLIGFAANADFILSTVGEELGLAGMMALLLIYGLIVERGVRTALAARDPFGKLLAIGLSGAFALQVFVVAGGVMGLIPLTGMTMPFLAAGGSSVIANWALIGILIRISDTARRPAPAPAPSPDAEMTQVVRP